Below is a window of Drosophila nasuta strain 15112-1781.00 chromosome X, ASM2355853v1, whole genome shotgun sequence DNA.
TGTTGCTGGGCTGTTATAGCGGCTATCATCATTCCATGTGCGAGAATTTGAAATCAGAGCTAgagtctctttctctctcgcttcgtgttgtagttgttgttgttttgtttttattgttgatgttgcaatTTGTGTGCCGTTGAAGcattaaattgcataattagCAAGTTAGCTGCGGAACTGTAGCCCGAGCTATCGCTATAGCTATGGATATAGCTTTATATGTTaggtctgggtctgggtctgggtctgtTGGAATTGCCTTGGCCAGCCAGTCCCAGACACACGTGATCGCGAAATGGAAAGCGTTGGCTTatcttcttctgttttttttgtgtatttttgcaGCTGACacagtttccatttccattcgaAAACAATTGAGAGTGTGATGCCAAATATTCACACGTTGCACAAATGAAGATTTATTTAGATGGCTGCATTTTCGTTTCTAACTCTTTCTCTACCGGAAATTCCAAAAACCCCAAAATCTTTATAATGACTTAATCAGCTCAAAGTTCTTCATCatcgccaacgccaacgccaactccgccatcatcatcatcatcatcagcagcagtggcagctcGATTGTGATTATCataatgaaattgatttgatttcttttcccctctttcttttttgaattctttatagtattgttgtttttgttggtgttgttgttgttgttgcttttgattAATTACAAGGCGCTGAACCGTATGCAACTGCCCGGAACCCTTAACCCAAACACGAACCCAAACCCAAGCCCAAATCGAAACCCAGATCCCATATCATATTCGTCTTCTTCTGCTTGGTTCTCCATCTCTTTGCTCCTTCTTCTCCATCTCCTTCTCtgtttctccctctctcccacGTCTCCACTGCTGCATTACAACGTTGTACCTGTCGTCTTCTTTGTGGGCACAAGGCTGGGCCCTTAATTTGTTGCCCCTGACGTTAGAGCTGCTCTTCTCGTCTCTTCTCTTCCCTACCCAACCCATCTCTTCTCTTCTCGGGTTCAAATGAGTTCACAATGCGCTGCTGGCCCCCTCCTCTTCTTTACTCTTCCCCCTCCCTCTACCACAATCTTTTGGTTTTAAAGGTATTTATTTACCTTCtcctttattttttcttgTGACTGCTTTGCCTCTTTGCTGTCTGAATTTCAGTTTGtcttttcgattttgtttgttgttgttatcattTCTTGAGCATTTACATAACTATCTTCAACTTTTGGGAGACCCTTTAACAAAAGCTATACGAGTTTTCTAAGCAAACTTGTAACTGATATTCCACACACAAAGAAGGAGACTCaatttaatgcattaaataattaataaacatttcgACTTGAAATGAATTCTGACAACAAAGCACAGCTTCTGTAATGCCAATAAGTAGCGTATTCAAATGTCgttactataaaaaaaataacaatgtttacctaaatacattaaatatttattaagcatTCGAATTGAAACGaatgctaaaatataaaagaaagatgctttggctttgtgataaattacaattaatattCGTAAGAATGCCAATAAGGAGTGTATTTAAAGGTcgtagaaataaaaaaaaaatattaaagtttaacgcaatacattaaatatagtattagtttacatttcaattcaaacgaatttttataaaaatatgaagaagaacaTATAGCATcttcaatacaatttttctaATATGACAAATAATTCCAATAAGAAGTGTATTAAAATGTCGTAACGACTTTaagttttgctgtttttatttgaactCATTTGCTTGCTTagtcttttctttttttttttctttctttttttcttgtcgTCCCCCCTCTCATTTTGGTGCGTATTTTATTGGGCCGCCGTTTAtcattattcaaatattttaccTAGAGACTATCCTCTCTCACATTCCATTCTGCTTTACCATCATCTTTCTAAGCGCGATAACAACTACAAGTACACATGcacttatgtatgtgtgcttgcATGTATATggtataagtgtgtgtgtgtgtgtgttctctcgctctttttttgggggggagTTCAATTTGGTGCGTTATAATTACAAACAACTGACGCTCAAGTGCAGTATTTCCGCTCACACGAACAGCACAGGCTGAGGTGTGTGTGCGAAGGGAAGGGGTGGAtacctatgtatgtatatgtaagtTATGTATAGATGTGTAAGCTTACCTTGCCGGCTGCCTTTTTGTAGCGTCGCGTGGCCTCGCTGATCAAATCCCTGACGAGCAGTTCACCGGAGCCGCAGGGCACCAAAATGCGAACATCACCAAAGCAGACGGTAACCTTCATACTTGGTTTCGTTTTCGCTTCCAAAATACACTTTCTATtcgaattgaatttgtaattttaatttaattatattaataatgcaCTTGACTTTCGACTTCTTTGTtatttcgttgtttttgttgttgttactgttgttctTTAATGTCGTTGATATTCGTGTAATTcacgttgtcgttgttcttgttgttgttcttgttgcttttgtctgttgttggcttttggctttggcatcATCTTCTTGCTTTCTGCTCATCCTAAACGTATTCCAAGCAGCTGCATTCATTCGTTTTGTATGcacgtctctctctctgtatgtgtgtatgtctgaGAGGGTATGTGTGTGGCTATTCGTCTAGCTTAGTGCTGTGCAGCAGGAGTGCGAACGAGATGGCATGCACTACACACGTTTAAAGGACTTTGGCGTCGCTGCTGCGCCTGTTTCTACTGCTGGCTGCGGCTGCGCACTTGACAGCAGCTGTACACAACACAAACGacgaagagagaaaaaaacgtgtgtgtgtgtgtctgtatttttttttttttcacctACCACCAACGAACGGTCAGAACTAtcgcgtgtgtgtgcgcgcgtgcgtctgtgtgtgtgtgtgttgaagagCACCgctgttttgtatttgtatattttttaatttttattctttttatttttttgtgggtttcTTATCGATGCTCTCAATGCAGGATGCACTCGTCAATCGCGCACTcgtttttttgcctttgctttgtgtgttatttatttagcatatTTCACACTGCACTCACTGCTGCTAACTgttattgttggtgttgttgttactgtatGAATCACACGCGCTATCGTCGTCATACAAAACGAGTTACAATAACATCAAGCAGTCGCCGCAgcgaaatacaaaacaaaaacaggcAACCAACAGGCCAAGATCATCGGAAACGTCGtaaacgcaaaaaaaacacgttagacaacaacaataatacaaaaacacaaGCTGCACCCCGAAAATAgcaaactgcaattgcaatttttacgTACGCTTGATTCGcgtttttcgcttttatttaatgttaatttgtCTCTCTTTTACCAACTGCTGGCACACATATTCCGTTCGATcattttttacgtttttttttattttgtcgtTCGCAACGTCGTTTCGTGGTTATCTTCGCTTTAAATATGTGTAAGCGtcgtttttcttattttgttatgcttgcacCTTTACTGTGTACTGCATGTAGTATTCTTGTTGCACTTGATCGTTCTCGATTCTATACAATTATCATTTAGTTAGGTCTTAACGTGTTATTTcaaaaacaacagcacacaaaaaaaaaaaaaaaattccttAGCGTTGAACATCGCGCTGCGCTGCGAACGCTGTCTTCGCGtcaaatgccaacaacaactaacgaTGTCGCGCACCATCGATGTATCGTTGCGCCAAACGTATATCGGCTAATAGAGCTCGATAGGTGGCGAGCTATTTCGATAGCACACGGCAATTCGATATGCATATCGTTATATTGAACACATATTAATGAGTGAATTGCATATTATGCaaactttgaaataaatataaattaaactcATTACAAGAATTAATACTTTCcataaaaattgtacaaataaaatatataatgtttCAATAAGCATAAAGTTGGACTGAACCAATTGGATATTGCATTGAAAAAGagtatttaagtttttttttagtagtcatattaaaattaatatttaattatttgcctcACGAAATTATGATTTTTTGTAAGTAATTCCCGCTCTTTTAGTGGCATTGCAATTAATCAACGAACTAGTTTGAGAACAATGTGACCACTTCGCTTTCGCACATAAGTATGTTATCGAAAATAATCGACAGTGTAACCAAAACATCATAACATACAAAATACTCAGGCGGTGTAATAGTTGATTGGTGGACGCAGCAATCGCTCAGCACAGGTTGTTACTGATGGAAGATGAAACGTAAATGATGTATAAAAACTTGTTATTgaataaaagtgaataaatatatagtgcAAAATGGCCGACGCCCGTTACAACTACAAGACACTGCTGTAAGTAAGCAAAATACGAGTAATAACAAATCTCAAATCTATTGTGCGGCAAATTCCATTTTGCAGTTGCACCAACATACCGGAACTTTTCCTCGACAAATTTGTGGCGCGCACGCATTTCGGACGCTTCGGCAACTTGGTGAACTTTGTGCTGCGCCCACGACGCATGACATGCACGGTCAGCTACGCGAACGAAGCGGAGGCAGCCAAAGCTCTAAAGGAAGGCAACATCTACAATGGCCACAGATTTGATTTGAGTTACATGGAGAACGAGTCGTCGCCCGCCCAAAAAACGGAGGAATGGGTGGACCCTGATGTGCAGGCGGAGCTGAGTGCGCTCAGTTCGGTGGCCTGGACGGGCGGCAAGACTTTCGCCGATGCTGTCAAGGCGGTCAACAAAACGCCGGTAGAACGTGATCGTGGCAGCAAAGAAAAGGAACGCGAAAGGGAGCGAGAACGTGAGCGGGAACGTGAGCTTCAGCGTGCCCCAGCGCACTACAAGACAACCAAGCTGGAGCTGGAGAGCATTATGCACAAGGCGGCGCATAGCAGCGAGGAAAAGTATCGTGTGCTTGATGCCCGCGACAAATTGATGCGTCTGCAACAGCGTATGGACACCGCTCAGCCGCAACATGGCCTGCAGGGTCATTGTCCGGACATGTGTCCAGAGAAGGAGCGTGTGCTGCGTGAGTTTCAGCGTCAGGTGGCCGCCTATGAACTGCAGCCGTATTCGGATCAATTGATTGCCCACGAGTTGGCGCTGAAACAATATTCGCGTAGTAGTGCGGATCAGGAGACACCGCTGCCGCACGAATTGCGCGACGAACAGGCGCTGCACATGACCATGAGCTATCTGATGCACGAGATCATGGATCGCAGCGAGCAAGTGAATGCGAATCTGGGCGATTGGTTTCACTTCGTTTGGGATCGCACACGTTCCATACGTAAGGAGATCACACAGCAAGAGCTGTGCTCGCTGGGCGCTGTCAAACTAGTGGAGCAATGTGCCCGCTTTCACATCCATTGCACGGCTCGTCTGGTGGCCGAGGATCCCAGCGTCTTTGACATGAAGATCAATGCGGAGAACTTGACGAAATGCCTGCAAACACTCAAGTACATGTATCACGATCTGCGGCTCAAGGGTGTCGAGTGTCCGCGTGAGGCCGAATTCCGTGGATACATTGTGCTGCTCAATCTGGCGGACGCGAACTTTCTGTGGGACATTGGCCAGCTGCCGGTGAAGCTGCAAAATTGCGAGCAAGTGCGTCGCGCCATTCGTTTCCATTTGGCCCTGCAGGACACGAACTTTGTGCGCTTCTTTCAAATGCTGCGCGATCCGCAGACCAGCTACTTGGAGGCCTGCATCCTCATCAGCTATTTCACCCGGCTGCGCATCCTGGCGCTGCAGCGTCTGCTTGCCGCGTATCGTGCACCGCGCAAGCACGAACGCTCCTCGTTGCCCGTCGCCTATGTGCGCCAGATGCTCGACTTTCAGGATGATGGCGAGGCTGAAGAGTTTCTCGAGAGCTGTGATCTCATTGTCAACGAAACCGGGTGCGTTGTCTACAGCAGCAAACGGGTCGAGCCACCGGAGCACTACACGCTGCAGCGGCAATTGGAGGTGAGTTAAATTAGACAtgttcatttgtttttaacaaacaaattagttctgcaatatttgaaaataattgagtatattttgcactctatggtatattttgaatgtagtactttattaatataataaatacagaatttggtataattttagtaatttgcggtatattaattcagtatattttaaagttaataccgcattgttttacttttattcacaatgtaTAGTGCGTATCTtagagtcgagcacactcgactgtagctttcttacttgatttaTTATGACTTACCcatctccctctcgctctagTTGGTGGAATCGAAGCGCATGCAAACGGTAGGCGAATGCATCTGTGGCGAAGAGCTGCCGCCCAAGTCGCTGTATCAATCGCATCGGCCGCACAACAGCTTCAATGCGCAGGGCTTTCTGAAGAGCGGCGCCTGGACGGCAAAGGATCAGTTGCGCAACGGCGTCGAGcacgaggaggaggagcaagAGGAGCTGCCTCCGCCCAAGGAGCAGCCAACAACTGTTGTTGCAATCAGCAGCGTCGTACAACCCGCCAAGGACAGCAGCAATATATTCAAAGTGCCGCTCTTCTCGGCACCAATATCACCCAAGTTGAAAGCAGCAACTCCGCCGCCTCAAGCACATCAACagccaacacaacaacaacagccaagcAAAAGCTTTAGCTTTGTGGCTCAGCcatcgcaacaacaacagcaacaaccagcAGCGACAACCACATTTAGTGGCAACATCTTCGAGGTGAAGCCGAGCAGCAACGCCTTGGGTGGATTTAGCTTTGCGGCCGCtaagcaaacagcagcagcaaatactGCGCTCATCgcacaagagcagcagcagcgacaacaaaaagCGGCCGCCGAGGAGGCTAAGCTGGCGGCACTGCAGCAGGCGATAGCGGCAGCCAAGCAGCGTGAAGTGGAGCTGCTTGAGCTGCAGAAGGCCAAGGCAGCGCAGCTGGAACGTGCGCGTCAAGCGCGTCAActggagcagcaacagttgctgcagaaacagcaggagcagcaacaacagcagcagcagcaacgcgcCGAGGAggagcagcgacagcagcgtGCGCGTCAAGCGGCCGCCGAGGCGgcacaacaagcagcagctgccgccgctgcagcCGCCGCGGAACAGAAGCGTCAGCGACAACTCGAGAAGCAGGCGGAATGCGAGGCGAAGAGTCGCcagctgttgcagcaactgttgcagcagcaaatcGAAGAGTTGTGCGCCCACGAAAAGCAGCTGCATAACAAAGCGATGCAATGCTACGACACGCTGCTGGATCAGGAGATTGAGCAGCTGGTGCGCAGCCAGACGCTGCGCGCCGACTAC
It encodes the following:
- the LOC132795308 gene encoding protein xmas, which produces MADARYNYKTLLCTNIPELFLDKFVARTHFGRFGNLVNFVLRPRRMTCTVSYANEAEAAKALKEGNIYNGHRFDLSYMENESSPAQKTEEWVDPDVQAELSALSSVAWTGGKTFADAVKAVNKTPVERDRGSKEKERERERERERERELQRAPAHYKTTKLELESIMHKAAHSSEEKYRVLDARDKLMRLQQRMDTAQPQHGLQGHCPDMCPEKERVLREFQRQVAAYELQPYSDQLIAHELALKQYSRSSADQETPLPHELRDEQALHMTMSYLMHEIMDRSEQVNANLGDWFHFVWDRTRSIRKEITQQELCSLGAVKLVEQCARFHIHCTARLVAEDPSVFDMKINAENLTKCLQTLKYMYHDLRLKGVECPREAEFRGYIVLLNLADANFLWDIGQLPVKLQNCEQVRRAIRFHLALQDTNFVRFFQMLRDPQTSYLEACILISYFTRLRILALQRLLAAYRAPRKHERSSLPVAYVRQMLDFQDDGEAEEFLESCDLIVNETGCVVYSSKRVEPPEHYTLQRQLELVESKRMQTVGECICGEELPPKSLYQSHRPHNSFNAQGFLKSGAWTAKDQLRNGVEHEEEEQEELPPPKEQPTTVVAISSVVQPAKDSSNIFKVPLFSAPISPKLKAATPPPQAHQQPTQQQQPSKSFSFVAQPSQQQQQQPAATTTFSGNIFEVKPSSNALGGFSFAAAKQTAAANTALIAQEQQQRQQKAAAEEAKLAALQQAIAAAKQREVELLELQKAKAAQLERARQARQLEQQQLLQKQQEQQQQQQQQRAEEEQRQQRARQAAAEAAQQAAAAAAAAAAEQKRQRQLEKQAECEAKSRQLLQQLLQQQIEELCAHEKQLHNKAMQCYDTLLDQEIEQLVRSQTLRADYELRLMREYWQRWRRYRRVQQEKKALFASLPLSFAGESSDQLLDMRNAAPALRLMRRYRQGAACDYRQLLAGLEEQCWLKLDLWELLARTLTPQQPGVRRFYKLLLSLPAGPAGQVVEHALDRGLLQQPLEEQHSTASSNNNNKAGYINGLSRGVALCVQKLLGLPQDVRQLYHSDGIVCYVHGEQLAEAQQRLQLLARHSNCRHVALILLPSQQQQQFNVETLKLQVQQLFQTHHIFGTRTPTLGKQKQQLVALLQCAVQFVAKQPHRSRSALQQRELRDWLLWHLGDELFQRLRFAAKQDVTIGQRCRQTPQFCVRLYNEAVRRLQLIAGESLEDRPQLPQELRAYVEPLSSLLPLPNRLEYFVDGWQRDEQRAKIVQLLEQAKLPEMSPLPQAQLEFCEWLLDYAQRSQSSMQPETEVEAVALRAIQTLELQMRRDALNYLDIVEIFAKERLQLLLEQAANTLLAAIVYRRQTMQRTFESHWYYEWQPPDAAAVAEAAEKLQEMAEQEEEEEELLQQQQQQLKPIDELSFEQVLGRAQAVLDKFQQQRSDHERRTLGDLNAPLGKLQRAIERCDNTAINRPEEPAISSSVSSSLSLTRSSSSPPKQRKPLEQAENLPAMKRARLSGPSTAAQDSLRDESAALLDRTERLINSCQTSEQRRLQTMRRAKKFL